A single genomic interval of Spirosoma taeanense harbors:
- a CDS encoding CocE/NonD family hydrolase gives MTHKISLLAALAVLLAGIPGFAQLTSADSLFVRQNYVKLDRQIPMRDGVKLYTVIYVPKDAAADNRYPILMERTPYSAAPYGEANYPKTGPGLNKDLSRDKYIFVYQDVRGRYMSEGSFEEMTPNRPGSGLVKGRQSRGQAATTSLDESSDTYDTIEWLLKNLPANNGRVGLMGISYPGFYASAALPDPHPALKAVSPQAPVTDEFIGDDARHNGAFFLLDNFSFLNYFDKPRTGPTQDYENVFAYQPKDAYQFFLDLGPIKNANSAKYFNRQGKIWNEYLEHDTYDAYWQSRNIRPHLKNVKPATLVVGGWFDAEDLFGALRTYEAIEKQSTGNTNKLVMGPWTHGAWARPDWSEFGPFSFGHNTAKFYRDSIETAFFAYYLKDKGSFKAPEATVFDTGLNTWKTFDAWPPKTVQSQSLYFQPQGQLTRQPPVQTNSFEEYISDPAKPVPYTDGIQARRNNQYMIEDQRFAARRPDVVVFQTEPLTEDMVIAGPINARLFASTMGTDADFIVKIIDVLPDSTKNPSPNPKGLQMAGYQRLVRADVLRGKFRNSFTTPEPFTPGVVTEVKLQLPDVMHTFRKGHRLMVQVQHSWFPLVDRNPQKFINLADADTNDFQKATMRLYHDAAHPSVIEFSVLRN, from the coding sequence ATGACTCATAAGATTTCGTTACTCGCTGCCCTGGCAGTGCTCCTGGCTGGAATACCCGGCTTTGCCCAGCTGACGTCGGCCGACTCACTGTTTGTCCGGCAGAATTACGTTAAGCTCGACCGCCAGATTCCGATGCGCGACGGGGTTAAGTTATATACCGTCATTTACGTACCCAAGGATGCCGCTGCGGATAACCGCTACCCAATTCTAATGGAGCGAACGCCCTATTCGGCCGCGCCGTATGGCGAAGCGAATTATCCTAAAACAGGCCCTGGCCTGAATAAAGACCTATCGCGGGACAAATATATTTTCGTGTATCAGGACGTTCGTGGACGGTATATGAGCGAGGGAAGCTTTGAGGAGATGACCCCGAACAGACCCGGCTCCGGGCTGGTGAAGGGCCGCCAGAGTCGTGGGCAGGCCGCAACAACCTCCCTCGACGAAAGTTCGGATACGTACGACACCATCGAGTGGCTGCTCAAAAACCTGCCGGCCAATAACGGTCGGGTAGGCTTAATGGGTATATCCTATCCCGGTTTTTACGCATCGGCTGCCTTGCCCGATCCGCACCCGGCTCTGAAGGCGGTATCGCCCCAGGCCCCCGTAACGGATGAGTTTATTGGCGACGATGCCCGGCATAACGGCGCTTTTTTCCTGCTCGACAATTTTTCATTCCTGAATTATTTCGACAAACCGCGCACTGGCCCGACGCAGGACTATGAAAACGTGTTTGCGTACCAGCCTAAAGACGCCTATCAGTTCTTTCTGGATTTAGGGCCGATCAAAAACGCCAACTCAGCAAAGTACTTTAACCGGCAGGGTAAAATCTGGAATGAATATCTGGAGCATGACACCTACGACGCGTACTGGCAAAGTCGTAATATCCGGCCACATCTGAAAAATGTAAAGCCCGCTACGCTGGTTGTTGGCGGGTGGTTCGACGCTGAGGACCTGTTTGGTGCCCTGCGGACGTATGAAGCCATCGAGAAGCAATCAACCGGCAACACCAATAAACTCGTGATGGGACCCTGGACGCACGGAGCCTGGGCGCGCCCGGACTGGAGCGAGTTTGGCCCGTTTTCGTTTGGGCACAATACCGCTAAGTTTTACCGCGACAGTATCGAAACCGCCTTTTTCGCCTATTATCTGAAAGACAAGGGCAGTTTCAAGGCGCCCGAAGCAACTGTGTTCGATACGGGCCTGAACACCTGGAAGACTTTTGATGCCTGGCCACCCAAAACGGTGCAGTCGCAATCACTGTACTTCCAGCCGCAGGGCCAGTTAACCCGTCAGCCACCCGTCCAAACGAACTCATTCGAGGAATACATCAGCGACCCGGCGAAGCCCGTGCCTTATACGGACGGTATTCAGGCGCGACGAAATAATCAGTACATGATCGAAGACCAGCGCTTTGCCGCCCGTCGCCCGGACGTAGTTGTTTTCCAAACCGAGCCGCTGACCGAAGACATGGTCATTGCCGGACCGATCAACGCCCGGCTGTTTGCCTCGACAATGGGTACCGATGCCGACTTTATTGTCAAGATTATCGATGTTTTGCCCGATAGCACGAAAAATCCTAGTCCTAATCCAAAAGGGTTGCAAATGGCAGGGTATCAGCGGCTGGTGCGGGCCGACGTGCTGCGGGGTAAATTCCGGAATAGTTTTACCACCCCCGAGCCGTTTACGCCCGGCGTGGTGACCGAGGTCAAGCTACAACTCCCCGACGTAATGCATACGTTCCGGAAAGGACACCGGCTGATGGTTCAGGTGCAGCATTCCTGGTTTCCGCTGGTTGATCGTAACCCACAGAAGTTTATAAACCTTGCTGATGCTGATACGAACGATTTTCAAAAAGCCACTATGCGTCTTTATCATGACGCAGCGCATCCGTCGGTTATTGAATTCTCTGTGTTAAGAAATTGA
- a CDS encoding MFS transporter, with protein sequence MLTASPSSSYPLTLSQNRPLRYGVFFYLYVMQGIPSGFYLTALTNYFTAEGVGPDVVGSFIAIIGLPWAFQFIWGPLIDRFQHSSMGRRKPWVVGSQLMTVLASCILLFVDNPVKQLSTLAWLFCLRSVFAAIQDASVDAMAISIIPEDERGRVNAFMRAGFLIGTGIGAAVFAQLLRQYGFQGAALAQAGCLLTGVFLMLFIREQPGDRLLPSFGVTAKATQNLMPPLTSSGASESERLSSPRHPDYTFRWLFTQLFRGLFARISLLLFGAILLTYLSNSLFIRAYNHHLIDEIGWSDTDLSVLTGTYGMVAATVIALTGGYLADRLGARRLLVIMMAIVAVYLIGFNLLSASWVRRDVAQAGLVALYFMDPAVSAAAMPALMGICRKGVEGSQFTTYMALVNLCDIAGTFVSGHALLVLTAPRIGLIAGGLAVIAMGITLATLRHYRNLSRQAA encoded by the coding sequence ATGCTTACAGCGTCACCCTCATCCTCTTACCCGCTGACACTCAGCCAGAACCGTCCGTTACGTTACGGGGTTTTCTTCTATCTGTACGTCATGCAGGGGATTCCATCCGGGTTTTACCTGACGGCGCTGACTAATTATTTTACGGCAGAGGGCGTCGGGCCGGACGTGGTAGGTTCGTTTATTGCCATTATTGGTTTGCCCTGGGCTTTTCAGTTTATCTGGGGGCCGCTGATTGACCGGTTTCAACACTCATCAATGGGTCGGCGCAAACCGTGGGTCGTGGGTTCGCAGCTTATGACAGTGCTGGCCTCCTGTATCCTGCTGTTTGTGGACAACCCGGTTAAGCAACTCAGCACGCTGGCGTGGCTATTTTGCCTACGCAGCGTTTTTGCGGCTATTCAGGATGCCAGCGTGGATGCAATGGCCATTAGCATCATTCCGGAAGATGAACGGGGGCGGGTAAACGCCTTTATGCGGGCGGGTTTTTTAATTGGCACCGGCATAGGCGCGGCCGTGTTCGCGCAGTTACTTCGCCAGTATGGCTTTCAAGGGGCGGCCCTCGCTCAGGCAGGCTGTCTGCTGACGGGCGTATTCCTGATGCTGTTTATCCGTGAACAGCCCGGCGACCGCCTGCTGCCATCATTCGGCGTAACGGCCAAAGCTACCCAGAATCTAATGCCTCCTTTAACCTCATCCGGCGCATCGGAAAGTGAACGACTATCAAGCCCACGACACCCGGATTATACGTTCCGCTGGCTATTTACCCAACTCTTCCGGGGCTTGTTTGCCCGGATAAGCCTCCTGCTTTTCGGTGCGATTCTGTTGACTTATCTCAGCAACTCCCTGTTTATACGAGCCTATAACCATCACCTGATTGACGAAATTGGCTGGTCTGATACCGATCTGTCGGTGCTGACGGGTACGTACGGCATGGTAGCCGCTACAGTCATTGCGCTAACGGGCGGCTATCTGGCCGATCGGCTCGGTGCCCGTCGGCTGCTCGTCATCATGATGGCGATCGTGGCGGTTTACCTCATCGGATTCAATCTGCTGTCGGCCAGTTGGGTCCGGCGCGACGTAGCGCAGGCGGGTTTGGTGGCGCTTTACTTCATGGACCCTGCCGTCAGTGCTGCAGCCATGCCAGCCCTGATGGGCATCTGCCGTAAAGGCGTTGAAGGGTCGCAGTTTACGACCTATATGGCCCTGGTAAATCTCTGCGACATTGCGGGTACGTTTGTCTCTGGCCATGCTTTACTGGTACTGACGGCCCCTAGGATTGGTCTGATCGCCGGCGGACTGGCCGTTATTGCCATGGGCATTACGCTGGCTACGCTGCGCCATTACCGGAACCTGAGCCGTCAGGCTGCTTAA
- a CDS encoding GNAT family N-acetyltransferase: protein MITPEVVNDQYIVQVASENHLRLAETICHQMEESAKARGTGIAKRSPIYVMEKMLEGKAIIAMTLSGEWVGFCYIETWEHGKFVANSGLIVHPDHRKSGIATRIKAKAFELSRARFPEAKIIGITTSLAVMKINSDLGYQPVTLSELPGDDAFWKGCQTCANFDILTRTNRKHCLCTGMLYDPEEHKKEQKEDKWNFLKESKLYERWMRIKERILLRLHVHDRARTRKPVRELETV from the coding sequence ATGATAACGCCCGAAGTAGTTAACGACCAGTATATTGTTCAGGTAGCCAGTGAAAACCACCTGCGGCTAGCTGAAACCATCTGCCACCAAATGGAGGAAAGCGCAAAGGCCCGGGGGACCGGTATTGCCAAGCGATCGCCTATTTACGTGATGGAAAAAATGCTCGAAGGGAAAGCCATTATCGCCATGACCCTGTCGGGCGAATGGGTGGGTTTCTGTTACATCGAGACCTGGGAGCACGGCAAGTTTGTGGCTAACTCCGGCCTGATCGTGCATCCCGATCACCGCAAAAGCGGTATTGCCACGCGGATCAAAGCGAAAGCGTTTGAGCTGTCGCGGGCACGTTTTCCTGAGGCTAAGATCATCGGGATTACGACAAGTCTGGCCGTTATGAAGATTAATTCCGATCTTGGCTATCAGCCGGTTACGTTGAGCGAGCTGCCGGGTGACGATGCGTTCTGGAAGGGGTGTCAGACCTGTGCTAATTTCGACATTCTGACGCGTACCAACCGCAAGCACTGCCTGTGCACGGGGATGCTGTACGATCCTGAAGAGCACAAAAAGGAGCAGAAGGAAGACAAGTGGAATTTCCTGAAGGAGTCAAAACTCTATGAGCGCTGGATGCGGATCAAAGAACGTATTCTACTGCGTCTGCACGTTCATGACCGGGCACGTACCCGTAAGCCGGTGCGGGAACTGGAGACGGTTTAA
- a CDS encoding lytic transglycosylase domain-containing protein, whose translation MNLLVSLSLAAGLVVASALSTVVSTASFLSINFLTKPASTNAALSFTPDLTTLPPVYFCGESVPLHEEVVARRLVSALVRNTAQNQTLYRIRQRAASFFPVIEPILARHRVPLDFKYLPLVESALRGFAVSPRGAVGYWQFMPETARELGLSVRSGYDERRNLVKSTEAACRYLSYLHNRLGSWTLAAAAYNNGIGAMLSNIRRQQQRDYYYLRLNAETGKYLYRILAFKEIFSNYRCYQDIIPNRIMAYLSQPLTPEVNSADDEILLPETLVDQATHMALNTPVEPAMTRLTGRADDIPLPNAADVFRGGIKAKLTESAGLQRGQVWVFHLTRDGMADGRQVEEGDVLYAIVEDIDQKTNKVYLRADKLYSTTEKQTYNLALAAVDASTGRIGIRLPDVDQVRSGWILTWKTL comes from the coding sequence ATGAATTTGCTAGTATCGCTTTCGCTGGCGGCCGGATTGGTCGTTGCGAGTGCTCTGTCTACAGTTGTTTCTACGGCCTCGTTCCTGTCCATCAACTTTTTAACTAAGCCTGCTTCAACAAACGCTGCTTTATCCTTTACGCCGGATCTGACTACGCTTCCTCCCGTATATTTCTGCGGGGAGTCGGTACCGCTGCACGAAGAAGTGGTTGCCCGCCGGCTGGTGTCGGCGCTGGTTCGCAACACCGCCCAGAATCAGACGTTATATCGCATCCGGCAGCGGGCCGCTTCGTTTTTTCCAGTTATTGAGCCTATTCTGGCCCGCCACCGTGTTCCTCTGGATTTCAAGTACCTGCCCCTGGTTGAGAGCGCGCTTCGGGGGTTTGCCGTATCGCCAAGGGGCGCCGTCGGGTATTGGCAGTTTATGCCCGAGACGGCCCGCGAACTGGGCCTATCGGTGCGCTCGGGCTACGATGAGCGCCGGAACCTGGTTAAATCGACCGAGGCAGCCTGTCGTTACCTGAGTTACCTGCACAACCGACTTGGTTCGTGGACGCTGGCTGCGGCTGCTTATAACAATGGCATTGGCGCGATGCTGAGCAATATCCGCCGGCAACAGCAGCGCGATTATTATTACCTGCGCCTGAATGCCGAAACGGGCAAATACCTCTACCGAATTCTGGCGTTTAAAGAGATATTCTCTAATTATCGCTGCTACCAGGATATTATTCCGAACCGGATTATGGCGTATCTAAGCCAGCCGCTTACGCCCGAAGTCAACAGCGCTGACGACGAGATACTGCTGCCGGAAACGCTCGTTGATCAGGCAACGCACATGGCCCTCAATACACCTGTTGAACCAGCGATGACCCGTCTTACCGGACGAGCTGACGATATTCCACTGCCTAATGCGGCCGATGTATTCCGGGGTGGTATCAAAGCAAAATTAACCGAGTCGGCAGGCTTACAGCGCGGCCAGGTATGGGTGTTTCATCTCACCCGCGACGGGATGGCCGATGGGCGCCAGGTTGAAGAAGGCGACGTTTTGTATGCCATCGTCGAAGATATTGACCAGAAAACGAACAAAGTGTATCTACGCGCCGATAAACTATACTCGACGACCGAGAAACAGACGTATAACCTGGCCCTGGCGGCTGTCGACGCGTCTACGGGTCGTATCGGTATACGCCTGCCGGACGTAGATCAGGTTCGGTCTGGCTGGATTTTGACCTGGAAAACCTTGTAG
- a CDS encoding lytic transglycosylase domain-containing protein gives MLAVGLLIPGVSAQRKKASEKPGFTRSAIPAPRLVGGPGRLHFSGELVPTQQSDVSAKLAFALASSSGYSRHLNALKARSAPFFAVIEPILRKHNIPNDFKYLPLIESAWQANAVSSAGAIGYWQFMDETAQDMGLSITPGNDERTDLRKSTEAACRYLAFLHRKLGSWTLVAAAYNGGIGMVQRKIVRSGHRDYYAMAMNPETGYYLYRILAMKELFTNPVYGAGPTGPLMASAGNWYEQEREQARRMGWLHDEEPDPVGVPVESLETSNDLSVHAETAVMDSVLAELLKTQAAATPVYTGDVTAKLVRAGQLKIGQSWTFKLTEDILIGEDELKAGDVLYALVDDIDSRGQLFLRATKAVSAQTNTVIPLTLLAINPKTGLAGVSRPKPVKPGWVVQWKL, from the coding sequence TTGCTTGCTGTAGGTCTGCTCATTCCGGGGGTTTCAGCACAGCGGAAAAAAGCCTCTGAAAAACCGGGATTTACTCGTTCGGCAATACCCGCCCCCCGGCTGGTAGGTGGGCCGGGGCGGCTGCATTTCAGCGGAGAATTAGTCCCAACCCAACAAAGCGACGTATCGGCCAAGCTAGCTTTTGCATTGGCCAGCAGCTCAGGCTACAGCCGGCATCTGAACGCGCTAAAAGCGCGTTCGGCTCCCTTCTTTGCCGTTATCGAGCCAATCCTGCGTAAGCATAATATCCCCAACGATTTCAAATACCTGCCGCTCATTGAAAGCGCCTGGCAGGCTAACGCCGTATCGTCGGCGGGAGCCATTGGCTACTGGCAATTTATGGACGAGACGGCGCAGGATATGGGCCTGTCAATTACGCCGGGTAATGATGAACGTACCGATCTGCGCAAGTCGACCGAAGCCGCGTGTCGGTACCTGGCCTTTCTCCACCGTAAACTGGGCTCCTGGACGCTTGTAGCGGCTGCCTATAATGGGGGCATCGGTATGGTACAGCGAAAAATTGTACGGTCGGGCCATCGCGACTACTACGCCATGGCCATGAATCCTGAAACAGGTTATTACCTCTACCGGATACTGGCCATGAAAGAGTTATTCACCAATCCGGTATATGGCGCTGGCCCGACGGGTCCATTAATGGCCTCGGCCGGCAACTGGTATGAGCAGGAGCGCGAACAGGCCCGGCGTATGGGTTGGCTCCACGACGAAGAACCCGATCCGGTAGGTGTTCCAGTTGAATCTCTGGAAACGAGTAACGACCTGTCAGTACATGCTGAAACTGCCGTTATGGATAGCGTATTGGCTGAATTGCTCAAAACGCAGGCTGCAGCGACACCCGTTTACACAGGTGACGTAACGGCCAAACTTGTTCGGGCGGGCCAGTTGAAAATTGGCCAAAGCTGGACGTTCAAACTGACCGAAGACATTCTGATTGGCGAGGATGAGCTCAAAGCGGGCGATGTATTATATGCCCTGGTCGACGATATTGACAGCCGTGGCCAGCTGTTTCTGCGAGCGACAAAAGCAGTTTCAGCGCAAACCAACACGGTTATCCCCTTAACGCTGTTGGCTATCAACCCCAAAACGGGTCTGGCGGGTGTTTCCAGGCCTAAACCAGTTAAACCCGGCTGGGTAGTGCAGTGGAAACTCTAA
- a CDS encoding lytic transglycosylase domain-containing protein has product MIKEVSFSLLLATVKPALALPFFGADTSQTLRSSNGLNNPSLLVVDSSSRVFPIYFCGEEVPVFEPRVSRRWVQTLRTYGAQPECLFDLRRRASTFFPIIDPILRKYKIPRDFRFMPLAESALVNDCVSPKGASGYWQLMPETARELGLTVDDKVDERYNLQKATVAVCRYLHQLYRQLGSWTLVAAAYNGGVTHVQNKMQQQGHSNYYRLRLHRETSHYLFRILAYKELLSNPRQYTLWLRSSTLAQLTKPLPSWHKPLALPRKIKDAPTVELVDAESPDPTWGPRPNTSLTKMPSDTEQFIAMAASTKATPNAPDADLTKQGPHFPIKKLMMGLMVLRFRRPRFLKRNKSEGIRPLHFWDWL; this is encoded by the coding sequence TTGATCAAAGAAGTCAGTTTTTCCCTGTTACTGGCCACCGTAAAACCAGCCCTTGCGCTGCCGTTTTTCGGGGCCGACACGAGCCAAACGCTTCGGTCGTCGAACGGCTTGAATAACCCATCGCTCCTGGTTGTTGACTCTTCCAGTCGTGTGTTTCCCATCTATTTTTGTGGAGAAGAGGTGCCTGTTTTTGAGCCGCGTGTGTCGCGCCGGTGGGTACAGACCCTCCGAACTTACGGGGCACAGCCGGAATGCCTGTTCGACCTTCGTCGTCGGGCCTCAACCTTCTTTCCCATCATCGACCCTATCCTGCGGAAATACAAAATTCCGCGCGATTTTCGGTTCATGCCTCTTGCCGAAAGCGCTCTGGTCAATGACTGCGTATCACCCAAAGGAGCGTCGGGTTACTGGCAGCTTATGCCCGAAACAGCCCGCGAACTGGGTCTCACAGTTGACGATAAGGTAGACGAACGTTACAACCTGCAAAAGGCGACTGTCGCTGTCTGCCGGTACCTTCACCAGCTTTACCGGCAACTAGGGTCCTGGACACTTGTTGCGGCTGCTTATAACGGTGGCGTAACGCATGTGCAGAATAAAATGCAGCAGCAGGGCCATTCAAATTATTACCGGCTGCGGCTCCACCGCGAAACGAGCCATTACCTGTTCCGGATTCTGGCCTACAAAGAACTGCTCAGTAACCCCCGGCAGTATACTCTCTGGCTTCGTAGCTCAACCCTTGCTCAGCTAACCAAGCCGTTGCCCAGCTGGCACAAACCCCTGGCTCTGCCCAGGAAAATTAAGGACGCCCCAACTGTTGAGCTGGTCGATGCAGAAAGCCCCGACCCAACCTGGGGACCCCGCCCGAATACCTCCCTGACCAAGATGCCTTCGGATACGGAGCAGTTTATTGCTATGGCTGCTTCGACCAAAGCAACCCCAAATGCGCCCGATGCGGATTTGACAAAGCAGGGACCCCATTTTCCAATCAAAAAACTGATGATGGGTTTGATGGTGCTGCGGTTCCGTCGCCCCCGATTTTTGAAGCGGAATAAAAGCGAAGGAATTCGCCCGCTGCACTTCTGGGATTGGCTTTAA
- a CDS encoding ion transporter, whose protein sequence is MPHIRKTIYRILETSAGRRRGLSLLFNITLITIITLNAVAIILHTVPEYNQRYAQLFYDFELFSVIFFTIEYLLRLWVCVENDKYSHWFWGRLRYLFSATAIIDFLAIFPFYFSLFATDLAIVRILRLFRIFRLFRISRYDRAGRMIQQVVSDKKEELILSTAFVVFMLIIVSSIMYYVEHPAQPQKFNSIPATMWWGVSAMTTVGYGDIHPITPLGKLLGGIAAIMGIGLFALPTGILVSGFTEHIRNQKGSVRPRCPHCGREI, encoded by the coding sequence ATGCCGCACATTCGCAAAACCATTTACCGGATTCTGGAAACTTCGGCTGGCCGACGCCGAGGGCTCAGTCTGCTCTTCAACATCACGCTGATTACGATTATTACGCTGAATGCCGTGGCCATTATTCTGCATACGGTACCGGAGTATAATCAGCGTTATGCGCAGTTATTCTATGATTTTGAGCTATTCTCGGTTATTTTTTTCACCATCGAATACCTGCTTCGGCTCTGGGTATGCGTCGAGAACGATAAGTACTCTCACTGGTTCTGGGGGCGACTGCGCTATTTGTTTTCAGCTACCGCTATCATCGACTTCCTCGCTATTTTTCCGTTCTATTTTTCGCTCTTCGCCACTGATCTGGCCATTGTCCGGATTCTGCGGCTATTTCGGATTTTCCGGCTGTTCCGCATCTCCCGTTACGACCGCGCCGGACGCATGATTCAGCAGGTTGTTAGTGACAAAAAGGAAGAATTAATCCTGAGCACCGCTTTCGTAGTCTTTATGCTCATTATCGTATCGAGCATCATGTATTACGTAGAGCATCCGGCCCAACCCCAAAAATTTAACAGCATTCCGGCGACCATGTGGTGGGGCGTCAGCGCCATGACAACCGTTGGATACGGTGATATTCACCCCATTACGCCATTAGGTAAGTTGTTGGGCGGTATTGCGGCCATCATGGGCATTGGTCTGTTCGCCCTGCCAACCGGTATTCTGGTATCCGGTTTTACAGAGCATATCCGGAATCAGAAAGGATCTGTCCGCCCGCGTTGTCCGCACTGCGGACGGGAGATTTAA
- a CDS encoding AAA family ATPase translates to MDIELPERALVLLIGVSSSGKSTFARQHFQPTEVVSSDHYRAVVADDDNDQSATKDAFELVHLVVEKRLRRGLLTVIDATNLQAIDRRDYLNMARQYGTEAVALVFNLPTRVLMDRHYARPDRFFSESVLERQIHRLQTTMHDLPFEGFQAIYTFNSPDEVAEAVVSRRGQPSGARLQTGPFDIVGDVHGCYDELVELLTKLGYVQDPSAPLINRTLVFVGDLIDRGPNSVGVLRLVMQLVQNGTALCVIGNHDDKLRRKLRGNNVQLMHGLAETVAQLNAEPPAFREQVRQFLEGLPHYIQLDNGQLLVAHAGLREDLHGRSGEVVRSFCLFGATTGKNDDYGLPVRLNWAADYRGKPTIVYGHTPVADAIWQNNTIDIDTGCAFGGKLTALRYPERELISVPARRQYAVPSRPFLPA, encoded by the coding sequence ATGGACATTGAACTCCCCGAACGCGCCCTTGTGCTGCTGATTGGCGTAAGCAGTTCGGGCAAATCGACCTTTGCCCGACAACACTTTCAACCAACGGAAGTTGTCTCATCTGATCACTACCGGGCAGTAGTAGCCGACGACGATAACGACCAAAGCGCAACCAAAGATGCCTTTGAACTGGTGCATCTGGTGGTCGAGAAGCGGCTTCGGCGCGGATTGTTGACCGTTATTGACGCGACGAACCTGCAGGCTATTGACCGGCGGGATTACCTGAATATGGCCCGTCAATACGGCACTGAAGCCGTCGCCCTGGTTTTTAATCTGCCAACCCGTGTGCTGATGGATCGTCATTACGCCCGGCCGGATCGCTTCTTTTCGGAATCAGTTCTGGAGCGTCAGATTCATCGATTGCAAACGACTATGCATGATTTACCCTTCGAAGGTTTTCAGGCTATCTATACATTCAACTCGCCCGATGAAGTGGCCGAAGCTGTGGTGAGTCGCCGGGGCCAGCCATCAGGCGCTCGTCTGCAAACGGGACCGTTCGACATTGTTGGCGACGTGCACGGGTGCTATGACGAACTAGTTGAATTGCTGACTAAACTGGGTTATGTACAAGACCCTTCTGCTCCGCTAATCAACCGAACTCTCGTGTTCGTGGGCGATCTAATCGATCGCGGGCCCAACTCAGTTGGCGTATTGCGGTTGGTGATGCAACTAGTACAGAATGGTACGGCCCTGTGCGTGATCGGGAACCATGATGATAAGCTTCGCCGGAAACTACGTGGTAACAACGTACAGCTCATGCACGGATTGGCCGAAACCGTAGCCCAGTTAAATGCGGAGCCGCCCGCGTTTAGGGAGCAGGTTCGTCAGTTTCTGGAAGGTCTGCCGCATTACATCCAGCTAGATAACGGACAGTTGCTGGTAGCGCATGCGGGCCTGCGCGAAGACCTGCACGGACGTAGCGGAGAAGTTGTGCGGTCATTCTGCTTATTCGGCGCCACTACCGGTAAAAACGATGATTATGGCCTGCCCGTCCGGCTAAATTGGGCCGCCGACTACCGGGGAAAACCAACGATTGTTTATGGGCACACGCCCGTAGCCGATGCCATCTGGCAAAACAATACGATTGATATTGACACCGGCTGCGCGTTTGGCGGTAAACTGACCGCTTTGCGTTATCCCGAACGTGAACTGATCAGCGTTCCGGCCAGGCGGCAATATGCTGTGCCGAGTCGCCCCTTTTTGCCGGCCTGA